In a genomic window of Actinomycetota bacterium:
- a CDS encoding N-6 DNA methylase encodes MSTGDTTIETARAKIAELVERFRANEAAYKNPAYNETMTRREFIDPFFKALGWDVDNERGYAPAYKDVIHEDAIKVGGMTKAPDYCFRIGGQRKFFVEAKKPSVDMKNDPEPYYQLRRYAYSAKLPLSIVTDFQELAIVDCRAKPSPKEKASTGRIRYWHYEEYPDHIEELLETFSPEGIKKGGLDKMAITAKSKRGTGEVDKEFLREIETWRELLARNIAIRNPGLSQRELNEAVQVTIDRIIFLRICEDRGIEEYGQLQAMQNGANIYARLCELFQKADERYNSGLFHFREERGNPSHPDELTLGLAIDDKTLKQIVKGLYYPDSPYEFSVLPIDILGQVYEQFLGKVIRLTAGHQAKIEDKPEVKKAGGVYYTPTYIVDYIVRNTVGKLLEGSTPTKAAKLRILDPACGSGSFLIGAYEYLLDWHRDWYSENDAEKWAKGKEPRLFEGKNGWQLTTAEKKRILLNNIYGVDIDPQAVEVSKLSLLLKVLEEESQETMNAQLKFFHERALPDLGNNIKCGNSLIGTDFFEGQQLGLLDEEEALRINAFDWDGPDGFPEIMKSGGFDAVIGNPPYGLVTDDLLKNYFENQFIATEGRVDNYELFIEQGIGLCKEGLPLGLIVPSPLLSNLYARKLRQFILKNSSIKEITNFGMDVFTDPTIHTCIIILARGVKLDHRIKVRKQVIAEQQLREDFDYDVLQSGFVNTENATFDIFIDPSSSQLMKKLFHLSRPLGDICYIRQCIKTGNDKLYVTKSVSRPSASWKPTLRGKSISRYATLDACLWLNYGPWLARNWKNVSFYETPKIAIRETGNRITATVDFEERYFLSSLYSIYPKKDEDHSSLLFILGLLNSSLATFFVKKVAFDLTKGAFTKTRTNQLGRLPIHRIDFSNSTDKSRHDQMVELVERMLEMNKRLQAAKTAHEKESLQRQIDATDRQIDRLVYELYDLTDDEIKIVESA; translated from the coding sequence ATGTCAACCGGCGACACCACGATAGAGACTGCCCGCGCGAAAATAGCCGAACTGGTCGAGCGATTCCGCGCCAACGAAGCGGCCTACAAGAACCCTGCCTACAACGAAACCATGACTCGCCGAGAATTCATCGATCCGTTCTTCAAAGCGCTCGGCTGGGATGTGGACAATGAACGCGGCTATGCTCCCGCCTACAAGGATGTAATCCACGAGGACGCCATCAAGGTGGGCGGCATGACCAAAGCGCCCGACTACTGCTTCCGCATCGGCGGCCAGCGCAAATTTTTCGTCGAGGCAAAGAAGCCGTCAGTGGACATGAAGAACGACCCCGAACCTTACTATCAGCTTCGCCGCTACGCCTATAGCGCCAAGCTCCCGCTTTCTATCGTCACCGATTTTCAGGAACTAGCCATCGTCGATTGCCGCGCCAAGCCTTCGCCGAAAGAAAAAGCAAGCACCGGCCGCATCCGCTACTGGCATTACGAGGAATATCCTGACCATATCGAGGAGCTGCTAGAAACGTTCTCTCCCGAGGGAATCAAAAAAGGTGGCCTCGACAAGATGGCGATCACGGCAAAATCGAAGCGCGGCACCGGCGAGGTCGACAAGGAATTCCTCAGGGAGATAGAAACATGGCGTGAACTGCTGGCGCGAAACATCGCCATACGCAACCCCGGCCTTAGCCAGCGGGAACTAAACGAGGCGGTCCAGGTCACCATCGACCGCATCATCTTCCTGCGTATCTGTGAGGACAGGGGAATCGAGGAATACGGCCAGCTCCAGGCTATGCAGAACGGCGCCAACATCTATGCCCGCCTCTGCGAACTTTTCCAGAAAGCGGACGAGCGATATAACTCGGGCCTGTTCCATTTCAGGGAGGAGCGCGGCAACCCCAGCCATCCGGACGAGTTGACCCTCGGACTGGCCATCGACGACAAGACGCTGAAGCAGATAGTCAAAGGACTCTATTACCCGGATAGTCCCTACGAGTTCTCAGTGCTGCCCATCGACATTCTCGGGCAGGTCTACGAACAGTTCCTGGGAAAGGTCATCCGTCTTACGGCCGGTCACCAGGCCAAAATCGAGGACAAACCCGAGGTCAAGAAAGCCGGCGGTGTCTATTACACGCCTACCTATATCGTTGATTACATCGTCAGGAACACAGTTGGGAAGCTGCTGGAAGGCTCGACGCCGACCAAGGCTGCCAAACTGCGAATCCTCGACCCGGCCTGCGGCTCCGGCTCATTTCTGATCGGGGCCTACGAATATCTGCTGGACTGGCACCGAGACTGGTATTCGGAAAATGACGCCGAGAAGTGGGCCAAAGGCAAGGAGCCCCGCCTGTTCGAGGGCAAGAATGGCTGGCAGCTGACAACCGCCGAGAAGAAGCGCATCCTGCTTAACAATATATATGGCGTGGATATCGATCCCCAGGCGGTCGAAGTCAGCAAGCTGTCGCTGCTGCTGAAAGTGCTGGAGGAAGAATCACAGGAGACCATGAATGCCCAGCTCAAGTTCTTCCACGAGCGCGCGCTGCCGGATCTGGGGAACAACATCAAGTGCGGTAATTCGCTGATCGGAACGGATTTCTTCGAAGGTCAGCAGTTGGGGTTGCTGGATGAGGAAGAGGCGCTTCGGATAAACGCGTTTGATTGGGATGGTCCGGACGGATTTCCCGAGATCATGAAATCTGGGGGATTCGATGCGGTGATCGGGAATCCGCCGTATGGCTTGGTGACTGATGATTTATTAAAGAACTATTTTGAGAATCAATTTATAGCAACCGAAGGCCGCGTTGACAACTATGAATTGTTCATTGAGCAAGGCATAGGTTTATGTAAAGAGGGCTTGCCTTTGGGGTTAATTGTTCCTAGCCCTCTTCTCAGTAATCTTTACGCACGAAAACTACGACAGTTTATTCTCAAGAATAGCTCTATTAAAGAAATAACCAACTTTGGCATGGATGTATTTACTGATCCGACTATTCATACGTGCATAATCATATTGGCTCGTGGTGTAAAGCTGGATCATCGAATAAAAGTCAGGAAACAAGTAATCGCAGAGCAACAACTCAGGGAAGATTTTGATTATGATGTATTGCAATCCGGATTTGTTAACACGGAAAATGCCACGTTTGATATTTTTATCGATCCCAGTTCATCGCAACTTATGAAGAAATTATTTCATCTTTCCCGACCGCTAGGTGACATTTGCTATATAAGACAATGCATAAAGACAGGAAACGATAAGCTTTATGTCACAAAATCTGTCTCGCGACCAAGTGCTTCTTGGAAACCGACTCTGCGGGGAAAATCAATTTCGCGGTATGCGACTTTGGATGCATGCCTGTGGCTAAATTATGGTCCATGGCTCGCACGCAATTGGAAAAATGTGTCTTTTTATGAAACGCCAAAAATAGCAATTCGCGAAACCGGAAATAGAATTACCGCTACCGTTGATTTTGAGGAACGATATTTCTTAAGTTCGCTCTATAGCATTTATCCAAAAAAGGACGAAGATCACAGCTCACTGCTTTTTATCCTAGGCTTGCTCAATTCTTCGCTGGCTACATTTTTTGTTAAGAAGGTCGCTTTCGATCTTACAAAGGGCGCTTTCACAAAAACTCGTACGAATCAATTAGGGCGCTTGCCTATTCATCGCATTGATTTCTCCAACTCCACCGATAAATCCCGCCACGACCAGATGGTTGAACTCGTCGAGCGAATGCTCGAAATGAACAAACGCCTCCAGGCCGCCAAAACCGCTCACGAAAAAGAATCTCTCCAGCGCCAGATTGATGCCACCGACCGCCAGATAGACCGCCTTGTCTATGAGCTCTACGATCTCACCGACGATGAAATCAAAATCGTTGAAAGTGCATGA
- a CDS encoding restriction endonuclease — MPIPDYQTTMLPLLTYAGDGTEHTLREAVDYLAEQFKLTAQERNALLPSGQQAVFINRVGWARTYLKKAGLLESPRRGYFKITNRGLKVLKDAPPRIDVSYLKQFPEFVEFQTPRKKKETSREFEEIEATPEESIGMGYKKIREDLEAELLDRVKKCSPDFFEKLVVELIVKMGYGGSRQDAGQAIGKTGDEGIDGVIKEDKLGLDNVYIQAKKWENTVSRAEIQKFAGALQGQRARKGIFITTSSFQKGALEYVSKIDSKIVLIDGHELTELMVDNNVGVSPMAVYEIKKMDEDFFEL, encoded by the coding sequence ATGCCAATCCCCGACTATCAAACCACAATGCTCCCTCTGCTTACTTATGCCGGTGATGGCACTGAACACACGTTGAGGGAAGCCGTAGATTATCTGGCAGAACAGTTCAAGCTGACCGCTCAGGAGAGGAATGCCCTTCTACCAAGCGGGCAGCAGGCAGTATTCATTAATCGGGTTGGTTGGGCCAGGACTTACCTCAAAAAGGCTGGCCTGCTGGAGTCTCCCCGCCGAGGATATTTCAAGATCACTAATCGAGGATTGAAGGTACTTAAAGACGCGCCGCCCCGTATCGACGTTTCTTACCTAAAGCAGTTCCCCGAATTTGTGGAGTTTCAGACTCCGAGGAAAAAGAAAGAAACGAGTCGTGAGTTTGAAGAAATCGAGGCCACACCGGAAGAAAGCATAGGCATGGGCTACAAAAAGATACGAGAAGATCTCGAAGCGGAGTTGCTCGATCGAGTCAAAAAATGCAGCCCTGATTTCTTCGAAAAACTTGTCGTGGAGCTGATAGTAAAGATGGGCTATGGTGGGTCCAGACAGGATGCGGGTCAGGCCATTGGTAAAACCGGTGACGAAGGAATCGATGGCGTTATCAAGGAAGACAAGCTAGGCCTGGATAATGTCTATATTCAGGCGAAGAAATGGGAAAATACGGTTAGCAGGGCTGAGATTCAGAAATTTGCTGGCGCTCTACAGGGGCAACGGGCTAGGAAAGGCATTTTCATCACGACGTCTTCATTTCAGAAGGGCGCTCTGGAATACGTTTCCAAAATTGACAGCAAGATCGTACTGATCGATGGTCATGAGCTTACGGAGCTGATGGTGGATAACAATGTGGGAGTATCTCCCATGGCGGTATATGAGATTAAAAAAATGGATGAGGACTTTTTTGAGCTATAA
- a CDS encoding Fic family protein, producing the protein MRTFLSYKPKFSITNRISSALTKIERARGFLDAAKLSDDWILDMQERALVREAHHTTHIEGTHLTLSQSEQLFAGKKVNGADPQDVRELLNYRTAFEFVTGYVERGDPINEGLIREIHKYLVKGVRGGSAAPGKYRIVQNYVVNSLTGDIIYTPPPANEVPIMMAEMVAWLNKKSEIPAVLIAGIAQHQLVNIHPFLDGNGRTARLLSTLCLYRSGYDFRRLFTISEYYDRDRPAYYQAIQDVRESKMDLTGWLEYFTQGLAAQLLEVRERGELVIRADLILAKGRKAGLNERQVDLLSYLLKRGKGTIAEFETELKLNRRTLQRDLKLLGEKGFSREVGTSPTDPTRHYEPIL; encoded by the coding sequence ATGAGGACTTTTTTGAGCTATAAACCCAAATTCTCCATCACCAACAGGATTTCATCGGCGCTCACAAAAATCGAGCGGGCGCGGGGCTTTCTTGATGCAGCTAAACTTTCAGATGACTGGATCCTCGATATGCAGGAGCGGGCGCTTGTCCGGGAGGCACATCACACTACTCATATCGAAGGGACTCATCTGACCCTGTCGCAATCCGAGCAGCTTTTTGCGGGCAAGAAAGTCAATGGCGCTGATCCTCAGGATGTTCGCGAGCTGCTTAATTACCGCACCGCTTTTGAGTTCGTAACCGGGTATGTTGAGCGCGGAGACCCGATAAACGAAGGGTTGATCCGGGAAATCCACAAATATCTTGTCAAAGGGGTTCGCGGTGGCTCGGCCGCTCCCGGAAAATACCGGATAGTACAAAATTATGTAGTCAACTCCTTGACCGGTGACATCATATACACTCCGCCGCCAGCTAATGAAGTGCCCATCATGATGGCGGAAATGGTTGCGTGGCTCAACAAAAAGTCAGAAATACCGGCGGTCCTGATTGCCGGAATCGCCCAGCATCAACTCGTTAACATCCATCCATTCCTGGATGGCAATGGTCGGACGGCGAGACTGCTTTCCACGCTTTGCCTTTACCGCTCGGGATATGATTTCAGGCGTTTATTCACGATCAGTGAATACTACGATCGAGACCGGCCGGCCTATTATCAGGCTATTCAGGACGTTCGCGAAAGCAAAATGGACCTGACGGGATGGCTGGAATACTTCACACAGGGATTGGCGGCTCAATTACTGGAAGTGCGTGAGCGGGGGGAACTGGTGATTCGCGCCGATCTGATTCTTGCCAAGGGTCGAAAGGCTGGACTGAACGAAAGGCAGGTCGATCTTCTTTCGTATCTTCTCAAGCGTGGAAAGGGAACGATTGCCGAATTCGAGACCGAACTAAAATTAAATCGGCGTACGCTGCAAAGAGATCTTAAGCTGCTTGGCGAGAAGGGTTTCTCACGGGAAGTCGGCACCAGCCCTACCGATCCAACCAGGCACTATGAACCGATACTGTGA
- a CDS encoding YebC/PmpR family DNA-binding transcriptional regulator, which produces MSGHSKWSSIKHKKGAADAKRGQLFSKLSRAITVAAKEGGGDPSANATLATAIQKAKDNSMPKDNIERAIAKGAGGGEGETYETIIYEGYGPNGVAVLVEAMTDNRNRTAADIRNIFNRTNGKLGETGTVAWMFERKGSIVVEASAADEDTLMTVAIEAGAEDVSQDEHIYEIVTDPSDFMAVRGALEEAGIAFTSAELAMLPKNTVQLEQSDAKKMLRLMESLEDCDDVQEVHANFDISEEILEELA; this is translated from the coding sequence GTGTCCGGACATTCCAAATGGTCATCCATCAAGCACAAGAAGGGCGCTGCTGACGCCAAGCGCGGCCAGCTCTTCAGTAAGCTCAGCCGCGCCATCACCGTGGCCGCCAAGGAAGGCGGAGGCGATCCTTCCGCCAACGCTACCCTTGCGACCGCCATCCAGAAGGCCAAGGACAATTCCATGCCCAAGGACAACATCGAGCGAGCCATCGCCAAGGGCGCCGGCGGCGGCGAGGGCGAGACTTACGAGACCATCATCTACGAGGGTTATGGCCCCAACGGCGTGGCCGTGCTGGTGGAGGCCATGACCGATAACCGCAACCGCACAGCGGCCGACATCCGTAATATCTTCAACCGCACCAACGGCAAGCTGGGAGAGACCGGCACCGTCGCCTGGATGTTCGAGCGCAAGGGCTCCATCGTCGTCGAAGCCAGTGCCGCCGATGAAGACACGCTGATGACCGTCGCTATCGAAGCCGGAGCCGAGGATGTCTCCCAGGACGAGCATATCTATGAGATAGTCACCGATCCCTCCGACTTCATGGCAGTCCGAGGAGCACTGGAGGAAGCCGGCATCGCTTTTACGTCCGCCGAGCTTGCTATGCTGCCAAAGAACACCGTTCAGCTGGAACAGAGCGACGCCAAGAAGATGCTGCGGCTGATGGAATCGCTCGAGGATTGCGACGACGTTCAGGAAGTCCACGCGAATTTCGACATCAGCGAAGAGATTCTGGAAGAGCTGGCCTAG
- the ruvC gene encoding crossover junction endodeoxyribonuclease RuvC, translated as MTETPKLILGLDPGTAVTGWGVIENIRDRSSLVAHGTIVTSAREPAHERLQQIYQGVLGVIDEYQPHAAAIEELFGGVNIKTALAVGQARGVIVLACAERGVTPADYTPLRIKQAVVGYGRASKPQVQQMVKVLLSLPKVPTPDHAADALGVAICHAHSMKVGNLVNMGR; from the coding sequence TTGACTGAAACGCCAAAACTCATCCTCGGCCTCGATCCCGGCACTGCAGTGACCGGCTGGGGTGTCATCGAGAATATCCGGGACAGATCGAGCCTGGTCGCGCACGGGACCATCGTGACTTCAGCCAGGGAGCCGGCGCACGAGCGCCTGCAGCAGATCTACCAGGGGGTGCTCGGCGTCATCGACGAATATCAGCCCCACGCCGCCGCTATCGAGGAACTCTTCGGGGGCGTCAATATCAAGACGGCGCTGGCGGTAGGCCAGGCCCGTGGGGTCATCGTCCTCGCCTGCGCCGAGCGCGGTGTCACCCCCGCCGACTACACGCCGCTGCGCATCAAGCAGGCGGTAGTAGGCTATGGCCGGGCAAGCAAACCGCAGGTGCAGCAGATGGTAAAGGTGCTGCTGTCGCTGCCGAAAGTGCCCACTCCCGATCATGCCGCCGACGCTCTGGGAGTGGCTATCTGCCACGCCCATTCCATGAAAGTCGGCAATCTTGTCAACATGGGAAGGTAG
- the ruvA gene encoding Holliday junction branch migration protein RuvA, with the protein MIASLTGQMRSRDTEGIVLDVAGVGYRVAMPARSLDQLDGSREVFVYTYLHVREDVMCLYGFMDTDERDFFELLKGVSGVGPKVAIGILSAYGPVDLRRAVLNRDVAVFQSISGIGKKTAERLVLELKDKVGDIGAATTDGAGIESGAAGNGSYQLAREALVSLGYNFAEAEAALSGVDPDTDVEELVRGALKKIGGK; encoded by the coding sequence ATGATAGCCTCGCTCACCGGACAGATGCGCTCCCGCGACACCGAAGGCATCGTCCTCGACGTCGCCGGAGTCGGCTACCGGGTGGCCATGCCGGCCCGCAGCCTCGACCAGCTCGACGGTTCCCGCGAAGTCTTCGTCTACACCTATCTGCACGTCCGCGAAGATGTCATGTGCCTCTACGGGTTCATGGATACCGACGAGCGCGACTTTTTCGAACTGCTGAAGGGAGTCTCCGGAGTGGGGCCGAAAGTGGCCATCGGCATCCTTTCGGCTTACGGCCCTGTCGATCTGCGCCGGGCGGTGCTCAACCGTGACGTGGCTGTCTTCCAGAGCATCTCCGGAATCGGCAAGAAGACCGCCGAGCGGCTGGTGCTGGAACTGAAGGACAAAGTCGGGGATATCGGCGCCGCAACCACCGACGGAGCGGGCATTGAATCGGGCGCAGCCGGCAACGGCTCATATCAGCTCGCCCGGGAAGCCCTTGTCAGCCTCGGTTACAACTTCGCCGAAGCGGAAGCAGCCCTCTCTGGAGTCGACCCCGACACCGACGTGGAGGAACTGGTACGCGGGGCGCTGAAGAAGATCGGTGGCAAATGA
- the ruvB gene encoding Holliday junction branch migration DNA helicase RuvB has product MNDESRLADPVEHSEDQDLEVSLRPRQLADFIGQEPLKEQLQIFIEAAQTRREALDHVLLVGPPGLGKTTLAGIIAGEMGVSIRTTSGPALERKADIAAILTNLEEGDVLFIDEIHRLGRSIEEVLYPAMEDYQLDIIIGQGPSARTIRLDVPPFTMVGATTRTGLITTPLRDRFGVTHRLDYYTTEELARIAARSASLLGVEAEEEGLLEIAGRSRGTPRVCNRLLKRVRDYAQVKSDGRITAELAQKALKLFQVDSEGLDKTDREILRLIMEKFDGGPVGLSTLAVAIGEERDTIEDVYEPYLLQRGLIQRTPRGRVVTRLAYEHLGAEAPAAGGEQLF; this is encoded by the coding sequence ATGAACGACGAATCCCGCCTCGCGGATCCGGTGGAACATAGCGAAGACCAGGACCTCGAAGTCTCGCTTCGTCCGCGCCAGCTGGCCGATTTCATTGGCCAGGAGCCCCTCAAGGAGCAGCTGCAGATCTTCATCGAAGCGGCCCAGACCCGCCGTGAGGCGCTCGATCACGTGCTGCTCGTCGGCCCGCCAGGCCTCGGCAAGACGACCCTGGCCGGCATCATCGCCGGCGAGATGGGCGTCTCCATCCGTACGACTTCGGGTCCGGCGCTGGAGCGCAAGGCCGACATCGCCGCCATCCTCACCAACCTCGAGGAGGGCGACGTCCTCTTTATCGACGAGATCCACCGCCTCGGCCGTTCAATCGAGGAAGTGCTCTACCCGGCCATGGAGGACTACCAGCTGGACATCATCATCGGCCAGGGTCCCAGCGCCCGCACCATCCGCCTCGACGTGCCGCCTTTCACCATGGTTGGCGCCACCACCCGTACCGGCCTGATAACGACACCGCTGCGCGACCGTTTCGGCGTCACCCACCGGCTCGACTATTACACCACAGAGGAACTCGCCCGCATCGCCGCGCGTTCGGCGTCACTGCTGGGAGTCGAGGCAGAGGAGGAAGGACTGCTGGAGATCGCCGGGCGCTCCAGGGGAACGCCTCGCGTCTGCAACCGCCTGCTCAAGCGGGTGCGCGACTACGCCCAGGTCAAGTCCGACGGGCGCATCACCGCGGAGCTGGCGCAAAAGGCCCTGAAGTTATTCCAGGTGGACAGCGAGGGGCTCGACAAGACCGACCGGGAGATCCTCCGGCTGATCATGGAGAAGTTCGACGGCGGCCCGGTGGGCCTGAGTACCCTGGCTGTTGCCATCGGCGAGGAGCGCGACACCATCGAGGACGTCTACGAACCCTATCTGCTCCAGCGTGGCCTGATCCAGCGCACCCCGCGCGGACGGGTGGTCACGCGGCTGGCGTATGAGCATCTGGGTGCGGAAGCGCCGGCAGCCGGCGGCGAACAGCTTTTCTAG
- a CDS encoding PD40 domain-containing protein: protein MILPLLLLLVFVPALVLFFHSAPAESAHPGYNGKVVFTSSRDGYSEIYSMNTDGSGVPTNLTNNGATLDIDPAWSPDASRIAYSSGSGINAEIWVMNADGSGQTRLTTDTAWDVTPAWSPDGTKIAFASDRAGGGNWEIYMMDANGSGLTRMTNSLGNDGGPSWSPDGTMIAFNSDRDGNVEIYIMNVEDRALTRLTTNTSWDAYPDWAPDGTKLAFESDRDGNYEIYTLNTADSTQQTRLTSNSTSDNLPAWSPDGSKIAFYSFRDGNTEVYTMNADGSGQTNLTSNLASDESPDWQPALAPTVLKTPPGANGKIVFSSNYDLFSMNADGSGLTSITSTPTVGEESPDFTPDGSAIAFSCLTNNFAICGMIASGGPSVTFTTRQYDREPAYSPDGGRVAFSSNRDGNQEIYVIDLNNASETRLTRNTSGDYDPDFSPDGSKIVFQSIRDGSSEIYIMNADGSVQTRLTTQAELQNHQNYSPVFSPDGSKIVFYSGYGLEKRDICLMNADGSGLLNLTNSSTEDDVNPTWSPDGSKLVFMKYDVNASNSDIHVMNADGSGQTLLTSDRQGFLHAAWQPLPNYHWTWYDDIGGNNWVLMANPASAGKSLTYQLSINGDPRDLSTFSDGVVAPGGSITPSYGDRGGPVVATSSAGGRGVVSQRILWPRGGSSIEEVLGTDRGRLSSHFYWTWYDQLSDGYQNWIMVANPSATETVRAEILIAGQPMLNTLIGNPGYGQTYFEIAPDANVTPTFPGMRNGPVEVRAYRDGGSWYALSDHRVVMASQRVLSGNGSAFNEAVGVPVEELASDYYWPWYDDVNGLNWLMMSNPNIAPAMYRIDIGGGCDINGVWNGTPNTICQTGMINGGEIIFQRLGVVNGPVHVYTLNGVSIIASQRILFGSSFGETMGYPAADLAATYHWTWYDQQTAGMANWVMIANPSTTQTIDVQVWMAGQQAQEDVGVPTASPTTWTLLPGERITPRFGNYIGGPVEVRAFVSGTTTPAPGGAIVSQRVLYNGFFNEVLGTVIN, encoded by the coding sequence TTGATACTGCCGCTTCTCCTCTTGCTAGTGTTTGTGCCGGCACTTGTTCTTTTCTTCCATTCCGCGCCGGCCGAGTCGGCCCATCCGGGATATAACGGCAAGGTCGTCTTTACCAGCAGCCGCGATGGCTACTCTGAGATATATTCCATGAACACCGATGGTTCCGGAGTACCGACCAACCTGACTAATAATGGCGCCACACTGGACATCGATCCTGCCTGGTCACCCGATGCCAGCAGGATCGCCTACTCCAGCGGTTCGGGCATCAATGCGGAGATCTGGGTCATGAACGCCGACGGTTCCGGCCAGACCCGCCTGACCACCGATACCGCATGGGACGTGACCCCTGCCTGGTCGCCCGATGGCACTAAGATCGCCTTTGCCTCCGACCGTGCCGGCGGCGGCAACTGGGAGATCTACATGATGGACGCCAACGGTTCGGGCCTGACCCGAATGACTAACAGCCTCGGCAACGACGGCGGGCCTTCCTGGTCCCCCGACGGCACGATGATAGCTTTTAACAGCGACCGTGACGGCAATGTTGAGATCTATATCATGAATGTCGAAGACCGGGCCCTGACGCGCCTGACCACCAACACAAGCTGGGATGCATATCCCGACTGGGCCCCCGACGGCACCAAGCTCGCCTTTGAGAGTGACCGTGACGGCAATTATGAGATCTACACGCTCAACACCGCCGACAGCACCCAACAGACGCGCCTGACCAGCAATTCCACCAGCGACAACCTACCAGCCTGGTCGCCGGACGGCTCGAAGATCGCCTTCTACAGCTTCAGGGATGGAAACACCGAGGTGTATACCATGAACGCCGACGGTTCCGGCCAGACCAATCTGACCAGTAACCTGGCCAGCGACGAGTCGCCCGACTGGCAGCCGGCGCTAGCGCCTACAGTGCTAAAAACGCCCCCGGGGGCGAACGGCAAGATCGTCTTTTCCAGCAATTACGATCTGTTTTCGATGAATGCTGACGGCTCCGGATTGACGAGCATTACAAGCACCCCAACAGTGGGCGAAGAAAGTCCCGACTTCACACCCGATGGCTCGGCAATAGCCTTTTCCTGCCTGACCAACAACTTTGCTATCTGCGGAATGATCGCCAGCGGCGGCCCCTCGGTGACCTTTACCACCCGCCAGTATGACCGTGAGCCTGCCTACTCGCCTGACGGCGGCAGGGTCGCCTTTTCCAGCAACCGCGATGGCAACCAGGAGATATATGTAATCGACCTGAATAACGCCAGCGAGACGCGGCTGACCCGAAACACAAGTGGCGACTATGATCCCGATTTCTCGCCCGACGGCTCGAAGATCGTTTTTCAAAGTATCCGGGACGGCAGCAGCGAGATCTATATCATGAACGCCGACGGCTCGGTTCAGACGCGCCTGACCACCCAGGCCGAACTGCAAAATCATCAAAATTACAGTCCGGTCTTCTCGCCCGACGGTTCGAAGATAGTCTTCTATAGCGGATACGGGTTGGAAAAAAGAGACATATGCTTGATGAATGCCGATGGCTCCGGCCTGCTGAATCTGACCAACAGCTCAACTGAAGATGATGTCAATCCCACCTGGTCGCCGGACGGCTCCAAGCTTGTTTTCATGAAATACGACGTCAATGCCAGCAACAGTGATATCCATGTCATGAATGCTGACGGTTCGGGTCAAACGCTACTGACATCTGACAGGCAAGGATTTCTGCATGCTGCCTGGCAGCCTCTCCCCAACTACCACTGGACCTGGTACGACGACATAGGCGGCAACAACTGGGTGCTGATGGCGAACCCCGCCTCGGCCGGCAAGAGCCTGACCTACCAGCTTTCAATCAACGGGGATCCCCGTGACCTCTCCACTTTCAGCGATGGCGTCGTCGCTCCCGGCGGCAGCATCACCCCGAGCTACGGCGATCGCGGTGGCCCCGTGGTAGCCACATCCAGTGCCGGCGGCCGCGGCGTCGTCAGCCAGCGAATCCTCTGGCCCAGGGGAGGCAGCTCGATCGAGGAAGTCCTCGGCACCGACCGCGGCAGGCTGTCCAGCCACTTCTACTGGACCTGGTACGACCAGTTGAGTGACGGCTACCAGAACTGGATCATGGTTGCCAATCCCAGCGCCACCGAGACGGTCAGGGCTGAGATCCTCATCGCCGGCCAGCCGATGCTGAACACGCTGATCGGCAATCCTGGTTATGGCCAGACATATTTCGAGATAGCCCCGGATGCTAACGTGACTCCTACTTTCCCGGGAATGAGGAACGGCCCGGTGGAGGTGAGGGCATACCGGGACGGCGGCAGCTGGTACGCGCTTTCCGACCACCGCGTGGTGATGGCCTCCCAGCGGGTGTTATCCGGAAACGGCTCCGCCTTCAACGAGGCGGTGGGTGTGCCGGTGGAAGAGCTCGCCAGCGACTACTACTGGCCCTGGTACGACGACGTCAACGGCCTGAACTGGCTGATGATGTCCAACCCCAATATCGCTCCCGCGATGTACCGGATCGACATCGGCGGCGGCTGCGATATAAACGGCGTCTGGAACGGAACGCCCAACACCATCTGTCAGACTGGCATGATCAACGGGGGAGAGATCATTTTCCAGCGCCTCGGCGTCGTCAACGGCCCCGTCCATGTCTACACGCTCAACGGGGTAAGCATCATCGCTTCGCAGCGCATCCTCTTTGGATCATCATTCGGGGAGACGATGGGCTATCCGGCCGCCGACCTGGCTGCCACCTACCACTGGACCTGGTACGACCAGCAGACCGCCGGCATGGCGAACTGGGTGATGATCGCCAACCCGTCCACAACGCAGACAATCGACGTGCAGGTGTGGATGGCGGGGCAGCAGGCGCAGGAGGATGTGGGCGTCCCGACCGCGTCGCCCACGACCTGGACGCTTCTGCCCGGGGAGCGGATCACGCCACGCTTCGGCAATTACATAGGCGGTCCGGTTGAAGTGAGAGCTTTCGTATCCGGTACTACGACACCGGCGCCAGGCGGCGCCATCGTCTCCCAGCGAGTCCTTTACAACGGATTTTTCAACGAGGTGCTGGGGACGGTCATCAACTAA